From Cohaesibacter gelatinilyticus, the proteins below share one genomic window:
- a CDS encoding alpha/beta fold hydrolase, translating to MTEFRKVPTQSGEIIHVRIDGPEDATPVLLITGFIGVADFWNPLIELMKQDFRVISYDQRGTGQSGKYDDALSMQQLADDALTILKAVTVCPAVVLGHSMGACVGWILADKAIEHVRAIYALGGWDQADSWMQRVFEARLLAYKDSGVLAYIRATTLFMNPPAMVNCNEDAFSEAEQKMVPTIPPLSEIEDRTAAVLAFNAHAFQPAIDVPMRIACAADDWMTPIALSENLLKMNRHASFRKFDIGGHYLPKSQAIHLQQDFQSWLDDVLRG from the coding sequence ATGACAGAATTTAGAAAAGTCCCCACTCAATCAGGCGAAATCATCCATGTTCGGATAGACGGACCAGAAGATGCAACACCTGTTCTCCTGATAACCGGCTTTATTGGGGTTGCCGATTTCTGGAATCCACTCATTGAGTTGATGAAGCAAGATTTCAGAGTGATTTCATATGATCAACGGGGCACTGGTCAAAGTGGCAAATATGATGATGCTCTGTCGATGCAGCAACTTGCTGATGATGCATTGACCATTCTGAAGGCAGTTACTGTATGTCCGGCAGTTGTGCTTGGTCACTCCATGGGTGCTTGTGTGGGATGGATCCTTGCCGATAAAGCCATTGAACATGTAAGAGCCATATATGCCCTTGGAGGGTGGGATCAGGCTGATTCATGGATGCAACGGGTCTTCGAAGCCAGACTATTGGCTTATAAGGATTCGGGAGTTTTGGCCTATATCCGCGCAACGACCCTCTTTATGAATCCCCCTGCAATGGTCAATTGCAATGAAGATGCATTCTCAGAGGCGGAGCAGAAAATGGTGCCGACCATTCCTCCTCTTTCGGAGATTGAAGATCGCACTGCTGCGGTTTTGGCATTCAATGCGCATGCGTTTCAACCGGCCATTGATGTGCCTATGCGGATAGCATGCGCAGCAGATGACTGGATGACACCGATTGCCTTGTCCGAAAATCTTTTAAAGATGAACAGGCATGCAAGTTTTCGGAAGTTTGATATTGGTGGGCATTATCTGCCCAAAAGTCAGGCCATCCATCTGCAACAAGACTTTCAATCTTGGTTGGATGATGTCCTTCGTGGGTGA
- a CDS encoding D-cysteine desulfhydrase family protein → MQTDFMMQPKISLLQDTPQLQPLDRLSKHLGGPQIFLKRDDLGPSGGGNKIRKFERQFADARAVGADTLILAAHSQSNCARELVGCAAQCGFEVVIAVKDLVERKDVSYLFSGNALLMDLMNTRFELVDPERDFMEGMIEIAEILRKGGKSPYILPFGASDNLGVRGYIESGREILQLCKDLDRHPDTIVVATGTCGTQAGLVIAVENEASGTNVQGFSILHDEAMAQQEINRLITETIGHSNINTKIKVDSRALGAGYGQPTKECVEAIRLVAQLEGVFLDPVYTGKAMAGFIGWLPESGLGSNDTVVFVHTGGLPLLFAYQEIFR, encoded by the coding sequence ATGCAAACAGATTTTATGATGCAACCCAAAATTTCTCTCCTTCAGGATACGCCACAGCTCCAGCCACTTGATCGGTTGTCCAAGCACCTTGGTGGCCCGCAGATTTTTCTCAAACGCGATGACCTTGGCCCATCTGGAGGGGGCAATAAAATCCGAAAGTTTGAGCGGCAGTTTGCGGATGCCAGGGCAGTGGGGGCGGATACTCTTATTCTTGCGGCACATTCGCAGTCAAATTGCGCGCGCGAGCTGGTTGGTTGTGCTGCTCAATGTGGATTTGAAGTGGTCATTGCGGTCAAGGATCTGGTTGAGCGAAAGGATGTTTCCTATCTCTTTAGTGGCAATGCCCTGCTAATGGACTTGATGAATACGCGCTTTGAACTTGTTGATCCTGAGCGTGACTTCATGGAGGGAATGATTGAGATTGCCGAGATACTCAGAAAGGGTGGAAAGTCGCCCTACATTTTGCCTTTCGGAGCTTCGGATAATCTGGGGGTTCGCGGTTATATAGAATCCGGTCGGGAAATTTTGCAGTTATGCAAGGATCTTGACAGGCATCCAGACACCATCGTTGTCGCGACCGGAACCTGTGGCACTCAGGCAGGACTTGTTATCGCTGTTGAAAACGAGGCTTCGGGGACAAATGTGCAAGGATTTTCCATCCTGCATGATGAAGCAATGGCACAACAGGAGATCAATCGCCTTATTACCGAAACCATCGGTCATTCAAACATCAATACGAAAATCAAGGTTGATAGCCGTGCGCTTGGGGCGGGCTATGGACAACCGACGAAGGAGTGTGTTGAAGCCATCCGGTTGGTGGCACAGCTTGAGGGCGTTTTTCTGGATCCGGTTTACACGGGCAAGGCCATGGCGGGTTTTATCGGCTGGCTTCCAGAATCAGGTCTGGGTTCCAACGATACCGTGGTGTTTGTGCATACCGGCGGTTTACCCCTGCTCTTTGCATACCAGGAGATTTTCAGATGA
- a CDS encoding RidA family protein — translation MAINSKDKVISHKPAKPIGHFCHVRQFGDILYVSGQLPFDDNGLVVAGKVGSEVGLDDACEAAKLCVLNGFQAIHDLLGPDWKERIVVARHTVFVACGSDKVALPEIANAASSEICDVLGPDQVSARSAVGVCQLPANSPVEVEMTLGLLSEDQSVA, via the coding sequence ATGGCCATAAATTCCAAAGACAAAGTGATATCGCACAAGCCGGCAAAGCCTATTGGGCACTTCTGTCATGTTCGTCAGTTCGGCGATATCCTTTACGTTTCAGGACAGCTTCCGTTTGATGACAATGGACTTGTCGTTGCTGGCAAAGTCGGATCGGAAGTCGGACTGGATGATGCATGTGAAGCAGCCAAATTGTGTGTGCTGAATGGCTTTCAGGCTATTCATGACTTGCTTGGACCCGATTGGAAGGAGCGGATTGTTGTTGCGCGGCATACGGTTTTTGTTGCTTGCGGGTCGGACAAGGTCGCTCTTCCCGAAATAGCCAATGCTGCTTCATCAGAGATTTGTGATGTTCTCGGACCAGATCAGGTCTCAGCGAGATCCGCAGTAGGAGTTTGCCAGCTTCCGGCGAACTCACCGGTTGAGGTAGAGATGACGCTTGGCCTTCTGTCGGAAGATCAATCGGTGGCGTGA
- the dctP gene encoding TRAP transporter substrate-binding protein DctP yields MNKLLACAVTAIGLQFSQPLHAEESFILSHALPEAHIFHPTAKTFMKSLAKTCSGEFNVEYHLGGDLGDWTVQFEQAMVGVIPATFVFANSEVDPRLDVSFLGYVADNWETARKVYGPGGDVESLYKEILSDLGIRMMGTIPVDFGGIAMRKGDTRIPVNLPSDASGVKLRVPPMPIGRIRFEKLGFSVVPLPFSEVYTALQLGTVDGRTFAPPAEIWQMRDVIESYILTNDYFEHAFFAVNNAWFDKLSKAQQACFTTAADTAIAFSWSDAQRQSKDWMEKIKDAGIKIVKPTETQLKAIRASAMENEWKYLQDQLGNDVMARLKKASSPKN; encoded by the coding sequence ATGAACAAACTATTGGCATGCGCCGTTACAGCAATCGGATTGCAATTTTCACAACCGTTGCACGCCGAGGAATCCTTCATTCTTTCCCACGCTTTGCCTGAAGCGCACATCTTCCATCCAACGGCAAAAACCTTCATGAAGTCCCTTGCAAAGACCTGCTCCGGGGAATTCAATGTCGAGTATCATCTGGGCGGCGATCTCGGGGATTGGACAGTTCAATTCGAGCAGGCAATGGTTGGCGTTATTCCTGCAACCTTTGTCTTTGCCAACTCAGAAGTGGACCCTCGTCTGGATGTATCATTTCTTGGTTATGTTGCCGATAACTGGGAAACAGCTCGAAAAGTCTACGGTCCGGGGGGCGATGTGGAGAGCCTCTACAAGGAAATTCTAAGCGATCTTGGTATCCGCATGATGGGAACAATCCCGGTTGACTTTGGCGGCATTGCCATGCGGAAAGGAGACACCCGTATCCCGGTAAACCTCCCCTCAGATGCATCCGGCGTAAAGCTTCGGGTTCCACCCATGCCGATAGGTCGGATACGTTTCGAAAAACTGGGCTTCAGCGTTGTACCACTGCCATTTTCAGAAGTTTATACCGCTCTGCAACTTGGCACCGTCGACGGGCGAACATTCGCTCCGCCAGCCGAGATTTGGCAAATGCGCGATGTCATTGAAAGCTACATATTGACCAATGACTATTTCGAGCACGCATTCTTTGCCGTCAACAATGCCTGGTTTGATAAATTGTCAAAGGCTCAGCAAGCTTGTTTCACCACCGCAGCTGACACAGCCATCGCATTCTCATGGTCTGACGCTCAACGGCAAAGCAAAGATTGGATGGAAAAAATCAAAGATGCCGGGATCAAAATCGTCAAGCCAACCGAGACCCAGTTAAAAGCAATTCGAGCCTCCGCTATGGAGAATGAATGGAAATATCTGCAGGATCAGTTGGGCAATGACGTTATGGCCCGTCTGAAAAAGGCCTCGAGTCCAAAGAACTAA
- a CDS encoding TRAP transporter small permease — protein MVFFGLGLAGLMFAQVILRELDSAFLGFEEAAILLGLWVYFLGFAYGTWQKCHIAGGLETLIIRSQRTRHWHELFISFASLCFLLFILFRAWDYFAFTSGNGRVSTYLRWPRGLWASSLLIGISLSCLAELFHFFTSLKRLYKG, from the coding sequence ATGGTCTTTTTTGGACTGGGCCTTGCAGGACTTATGTTTGCCCAAGTCATTCTCCGCGAACTTGATTCTGCATTTCTGGGATTCGAAGAAGCTGCAATTCTTCTGGGCCTTTGGGTCTATTTTCTCGGTTTTGCTTATGGAACATGGCAAAAATGTCATATCGCGGGTGGTCTGGAAACTTTGATTATCAGATCCCAACGGACCAGACATTGGCATGAGCTTTTCATAAGCTTTGCTTCCCTTTGCTTTTTGCTATTCATCCTGTTTCGCGCCTGGGATTATTTTGCTTTCACGTCCGGCAATGGTCGAGTCAGCACCTATCTGCGCTGGCCCCGCGGTCTTTGGGCATCCAGCCTGCTGATCGGCATAAGCTTGAGCTGCCTTGCCGAGCTTTTCCATTTCTTTACCTCCCTCAAGCGTCTCTACAAAGGATAA